GTGACATAGAATGGCGTATATCCTACTTAATATAGAACGGCGTCAAATTTGGTGACAACGTGTGATGATCCAACGGCGTCAAAGGTCATAGCACCCTAAAAATGATCTATTTTTTGACATCTTTTCCTGACAGATTtatttgtaaaaaatattttctgaaaAGGTTAAAAAGTAAAAATTATCAGTCGTCCAGATCAAGTGCAGAGGTAGGGTGAGAATCGTACGGCCATCATGGAAACTGATAATACATACGCATTACCGGGCAAGCTCAACATCTCCAGattgtgaaaatattacaatcaAACCTAGAGAATATAAGGGTGTATTTGGTTACTCAAATCTCTTTCAACTAAGGTCAATAAATACTATAATTTTAAAGAGAATCATGTTTAGTTATCACATTCACTGTTCTAATTTGACAAGTCAGATGCAAATATATAGGAGTGAAACTTGATTCAACATATCAGTGTCACTAAATGATCTCAGATTCAATCAACTAAACAAAAATTCAACTCTAGCTGTCTAGTcaaatacaaccaaccaaactcttttttcaacaaatacaaCTCCTCTCATCCTCTTAAAATATAACTCTCCTCAACATGCTAATACAATACTGCTCAACTAAACCTCCTCCAAGAAACCAAACATCCCCTAAAGAAATCAACAGGTAAAAAAAACCTCACGAAAAAGATATAAGTTGCATTAATTCACGAGCatcaaaaaatacaaatatttatcCGCCTCGTGCAAGCAAACTCTAAAATCAAAATGCAGAGCATATCAGCAGAATACAACTACGAACGTACAATATGTTATAGGGTTGTGCGGGAAATAACAGACTTCTATCAGGTATTCAGGTCTGCTCCTTTCAGCCGTCCACAACGGCAGCCAAGTCTAAGAACTGGAATTGGTATTGGAAGACGGTCCAGGGCCTAGAAGCAACGGCGGATCCTTCTTCCCGCTGCCGGAATCAGAATCGTCTTTCGGAGCAGGTCTTGCTGCAGCCCATGTGCGAAGAGGCGGCTCAAACATCTTTCCCGCGACATCTGGTGGCGGTTGTTGGGGTGCATCCTCTCCAGGAAGCACCACGAGGCCCTTCTCCCTGAGGGACGACGGCTCGTTGTAGCACTCATTCCAGAGTGAATCCACCAGCTGTCGTTCCTCGCGAGCAGCATGGAGATCGTCGGCATCCATCATGTTGATCCCTTCAATCCGGCTCCTGAGGACTTCTTTCAGTTTGTCTTGGTCGGATAGAGCGTTACCGGCATCAGATGTCTTGTCCTGTGCCAACTCAAGAAGACCGCCTAACGCTGCCTCACGGACTAAGGAATCATCACTGGACGCGAGATGAATCATTAGCTTTGGAAGACCAAGCTCCGTAGCTACGGTCCTATCTGCCTTGTTGTTGTGCAGCAGGTACTGTATGAGATTGAGAGCTTTCCTGAAATGACGCAACAGAACTACGTTATGGACATTGCAGTCAGATAATTTCAATACCAAATTATCAACTAGACTAAAAAGTTTCAAAAATGGAACAGCACAACGAAACCAAAATGCtcttaaccaaaaaaaaaaggtacatGCACAATCATGATGGCCCCATTACCATTAGCAAAGAAATTGAATAAACAAATGCCGCACTACAATAGTATAGCACCGCTAGTATGGGACTGCATGGTGTTGGTGTTGATCTCGGCTCATAAAAATCCTAACTAACTACAGAGACTTCAGGGAAGCATGGCCTCATCTCGCGCACTAATCAGGGGTGCAACCAATAGATGGTTGTGGTCCCGTTCCACGCGGCGCACACATATATTAGGGGGAGCCAGCACCTCACGGGACCATCATTCCCGTGAGGTTTAGCCTCACCCCACATATTTGCTAACCTACATCGATCCTAACACGTGAGCCGCAACGGAGCGAAGGCCACCGCCAACATGATCACCGTTGACGACCACACCACCACACCACCGCCGACAACCACACCACCGCCTTCACCGTCTCCACTGCGCCGACCACACCTTCAATCAGGGCACTGCACTGCACTACTCCAACCCATACTGATCCCTATCACGGCTCTACACCGACGGAGCTACAATCATCATGTCATCCTCCTCATCGGGTATGTATTCGCGTTTCCGCTATAATGGGTGTTCATGTTCTAAGGCTAGCAATTGATGTTTTAGTTAGAATTATCAATCAACACATGGTCCCTTCAGATTCCAGGGGCAAAATTCTTAGTGAATTACCCAGCAAGACTACTCCCATATACCCAAATTCCACTGTCTGTTAGACACTGTTTTGTGCCCAAAAGAAGCAATTTTGTCGAAACAGAAGGGAAGTATGTGCCGACAATTCGACATGGTCCTACTGTCCAAAAAGTTACCACAAAGCCAATCAAATCATAAATATGCGTTATGGAATGTTTTGTCCTGGTTTTCCTAAATATTAGGCAACATACCTCTGAAGTCTAGCATCATCAGAACCAAGTGCATTTTTCAATCCAGCATAGCCATTCCCCAGGCGAAATGCAGAAATTCCAGGCTGGTTATGACGAATCAAAGCTGCACAATAATTGTACAAAGTTTCTGGTTAGCATGAGTAACAGAAGAAATTATCTACACCTGACCTTTAAGGTTCTTGCAAGAGATTATGACTTACAAGAGATTGCTCCTAGAGCTTTTGTGCGTGCATTTGTATTCGGATCAGAACTGAAGTTTGTCAATAGTGGCTCCAGTCCATTAGATTCCATGACAAGTTGCTGGCTCTTGGGATTATTCTGCACAATAGTACTCACAACTTCCGCTGCCTTTGCTCGGATGCCAGCATGTGAATTTTTCAGGTAACCAAGTAGAGGGTCTAACCCACCAATGGAATGTAGATCTATTTGAATAAATAGTATATGTGTTAGGAATCGGAACTAGAATAAGCATTTACAAACAGGAGGTCGTAAATTTTAACCATGACCATGACTCTTACCGTTTGCCATGTCGATGGATTCCACATGCTCTTGTAACTCATCCAACATATCTGAAAATAAAGTAAGTAAATTTTCATTCCAGACTCAGCAATATCTACATCGACATATATGAAGGCCCACTAGTTTGATTCTGAGGAGGGTATAAAGAAAAAAGTGGAAACACCAGTTATCTAGCAATAAATAAA
The nucleotide sequence above comes from Phragmites australis chromosome 4, lpPhrAust1.1, whole genome shotgun sequence. Encoded proteins:
- the LOC133915122 gene encoding uncharacterized protein LOC133915122, which gives rise to MASDGGPDWNGLLKWSLAHADGTAPPRVLSEEDKKWFMEAMQTNTVDVVKRMKEITRVMKTPEDVLQSQGVTPENIEDMLDELQEHVESIDMANDLHSIGGLDPLLGYLKNSHAGIRAKAAEVVSTIVQNNPKSQQLVMESNGLEPLLTNFSSDPNTNARTKALGAISSLIRHNQPGISAFRLGNGYAGLKNALGSDDARLQRKALNLIQYLLHNNKADRTVATELGLPKLMIHLASSDDSLVREAALGGLLELAQDKTSDAGNALSDQDKLKEVLRSRIEGINMMDADDLHAAREERQLVDSLWNECYNEPSSLREKGLVVLPGEDAPQQPPPDVAGKMFEPPLRTWAAARPAPKDDSDSGSGKKDPPLLLGPGPSSNTNSSS